Proteins from one Microcaecilia unicolor chromosome 2, aMicUni1.1, whole genome shotgun sequence genomic window:
- the HASPIN gene encoding serine/threonine-protein kinase haspin isoform X3: MDGRRSLRGGFIRTYGRRQPYRRLQKTQPWLGSPRYQQHLFSASSSLSSSSEASLDPDFQAKARSKAAAPLPSCRKVDDPHWLLGRRKELRPRQRHLFSSSSEASLDPDFQPGNKKKKKQPRKRNPASRRAPRQEDKENEGPGDVAFAAPAELGKFITDRRRPPPRRDLETRSPRQVRLVPMKRKTPLGAACAICYSPRQPDALLQNLPLLSSTPVGGSGKSIIRELEESILRSVCMEPLCESWKVNPATPASSQNKAEHLPPPSCSFPKSKAAIPFTNGSAELFSHTLDLNESEGVVSLFPHPPDFVQKVLHIDDQEINLQPVLRLHRCVLSPCPGQPSGQVITRLLRSKDEKKNAKVNPEVSRTLSGTNHLCTNASGSLSSTKKELPRNQADCLHSANNQNSNSTVCRKLDMCNTERSSHRANMPQKRRVNSRTPPLLTDGHKGSQTVIKGSQSTLTSDFIGTGRKVCISGFSSKRWGKRTRAHPKNAAKAVRAKEQNCSFQDHGLRLGKRNEKRIILDNSTENNDTRGSRCESVCLLNSSSLNSSSFQNLSQDSACLQFWTQIRGALSLHKKKKVKIQAPGQDLDDTSVERSYLGASAPLHLSTIKTPFGKQLNKCHPVPGHSMSLLTPENDLSLCESFLTDAEKVFEECQQDKAISFSECIPPDKMRSCEKIGEGVFGEVFKTINNGSFVALKIVPIEGRHMVNGEAQKSFGEILPEIIISRELSLLCEGCENSTDGFIKLHSVHCVKGSYPPHLLQAWDTYDKTRGSENDRPALFESDQLFIILEFDFGGNDLESLRVKLSSVASAKSILQQVIVALAVAEETLHFEHRDLHWGNILVKRTDVKTLKYHLHGLSFDIPTHGVQASIIDYTLSRLEKDGLIVFCDIAADEALFQGQGDYQFDVYRSMRQENSNSWSEYSPHSNVLWLHYLAGKLINEIRYQKKPTTSAMKGIRKKLLQFRAEVLGFVSASEVLEKSSLFR, encoded by the exons atggACGGCCGGCGCTCTTTGCGCGGCGGTTTCATCCGCACGTACGGCAGGCGACAGCCTTACCGGCGGCTCCAGAAGACGCAGCCCTGGCTCGGGTCCCCCCGCTACCAGCAGCACCTCTTCTCCGCCAGCTcgtccctctcctcctcctccgagGCCTCGCTCGACCCCGACTTCCAAGCGAAAGCCAGGAGCAAGGCCGCCGCTCCGTTACCCTCCTGCCGAAAGGTCGACGACCCCCACTGGCTCCTGGGTAGGAGGAAGGAGCTCCGGCCGCGGCAACGGCACCTCTTCAGCTCGTCCTCCGAGGCCTCGCTCGACCCCGACTTCCAACCGGGcaacaagaagaagaagaagcagcCCAGGAAGAGGAACCCAGCGAGCAGACGGGCGCCGAGGCAAGAGGACAAGGAGAATGAGGGGCCCGGCGACGTCGCCTTCGCGGCTCCCGCGGAGCTGGGCAAGTTCATCACCGATCGCAGGAGGCCGCCGCCCCGCCGGGACCTGGAAACCCGGTCGCCTCGGCAAGTGCGTTTGGTGCCCATGAAAAGAAAGACGCCCCTGGGGGCCGCTTGTGCCATCTGTTACTCTCCCCGGCAGCCAGATGCCCTGCTCCAAAACCTGCCTCTTCTGTCGAGCACACCGGTGGGAGGCTCTGGCAAAAGCATCATCCGGGAGCTGGAGGAAAGTATCCTGCGCAGCGTTTGTATGGAGCCCCTCTGTGAATCCTGGAAGGTGAACCCTGCCACCCCTGCTTCCTCTCAAAACAAGGCAGAGCACTTACCACCGCCCAGCTGCAGCTTTCCCAAGTCAAAGGCTGCCATACCCTTTACCAACGGCAGCGCTGAGCTGTTCTCCCACACACTGGACCTAAATGAGAGTGAGGGAGTGGTTTCACTATTCCCACATCCTCCAGACTTTGTGCAGAAAGTGCTGCATATAGACGATCAGGAAATAAATCTCCAACCTGTGCTGCGTCTGCATaggtgtgtgctgagcccctgtCCAG GTCAGCCTTCTGGGCAAGTGATAACAAGGTTGTTACGTTCAAAGGatgaaaagaaaaatgcaaaagTAAACCCCGAGGTTTCCAGAACATTGTCGGGGACAAATCATCTCTGCACAAATGCATCAGGATCCCTTTCCTCTACAAAAAAAGAATTGCCTAGGAACCAAGCTGATTGCCTTCATTCTGCAAACAATCAAAATAGCAATTCTACTGTCTGTAGGAAGTTGGACATGTGCAATACAGAAAGAAGCTCCCACAGAGCAAATATGCCTCAAAAGAGGAGGGTGAATTCTAGGACTCCCCCTTTGCTAACTGATGGTCATAAAGGCTCACAAACTGTGATCAAAGGAAGTCAAAGTACATTAACTTCTGATTTCATTGGTACTGGGAGAAAGGTGTGCATCAGTGGCTTCAGTTCCAAGAGGTGGGGAAAGCGGACAAGAGCCCATCCAAAGAATGCAGCAAAGGCTGTTAGAGCGAAGGAGCAGAACTGTTCTTTCCAAGACCATGGACTCAGACTTGGCAAGCGTAATGAAAAGAGAATAATTCTGGATAATAGCACAGAGAACAATGATACTCGGGGATCCAGGTGTGAGTCAGTATGTCTTCTGAATTCCTCATCATTGAATTCTTCTTCCTTCCAGAATCTTTCCCAGGATTCTGCATGTCTACAATTTTGGACTCAAATTCGAGGTGCCCTGTCTTTACACAAGAAGAAGAAAGTGAAAATTCAAGCACCAGGGCAAGATTTGGACGACACAAGTGTTGAAAGAAGCTACCTTGGGGCTTCAGCACCTTTACATCTCTCGACTATCAAAACTCCctttggaaagcagttgaacaaATGTCATCCCGTGCCAGGACATTCCATGAGTCTCTTGACACCAGAAAATGATTTGTCGCTTTGTGAGTCTTTTCTCACTGATGCAGAAAAAGTTTTTGAAGAGTGCCAGCAAGATAAAGCGATCTCATTTTCAGAGTGCATTCCACCAGACAAAATGCGCTCATGTGAGAAGATAGGTGAAGGTGTCTTTGGGGAGGTGTTTAAAACTATTAACAATGGAAGTTTTGTGGCCCTCAAGATCGTTCCTATTGAGGGCAGACACATGGTGAATGGAGAAGCCCAGAAGAGCTTTGGCGAAATTCTACCTGAAATCATCATTTCCCGGGAGTTAAGCCTGCTATGTGAGGGATGTGAAAACAGCACAGATGGATTCATAAAACTGCACTCCGTGCACTGCGTCAAAGGTTCCTATCCACCGCATCTTCTCCAAGCCTGGGACACCTATGACAAAACCAGAGGTTCTGAAAATGACAGGCCAGCTCTCTTTGAAAGCGATCAGTTGTTCATCATTCTAGAGTTTGACTTTGGCGGAAACGACCTGGAGAGTCTGAGAGTAAAGTTGTCTTCTGTGGCTTCTGCAAAGAGCATTCTCCAGCAAGTGATTGTAGCACTAGCTGTGGCAGAAGAGACCTTGCATTTTGAACACCGGGATCTTCACTGGGGAAATATCTTGGTAAAACGAACAGATGTAAAGACGTTAAAGTATCATTTGCACGGCTTAAGTTTTGATATCCCAACTCATGGTGTTCAAGCCAGTATCATTGACTACACATTGTCTCGACTGGAAAAAGATGGCCTTATAGTGTTTTGTGACATTGCTGCTGATGAAGCACTTTTCCAAGGGCAAGGAGACTATCAGTTTGATGTCTATCGTTCCATGAGGCAAGAGAACTCAAACAGCTGGTCAGAGTACAGTCCGCATTCCAATGTACTTTGGCTTCATTATCTAGCTGGCAAACTGATAAATGAAATAAGGTATCAGAAAAAACCGACTACCTCAGCAATGAAAGGCATTCGCAAGAAGCTACTTCAGTTCCGTGCTGAAGTACTTGGGTTTGTTTCTGCTTCTGAAGTACTTGAGAAAAGTTCTCTGTTCAGATAG
- the HASPIN gene encoding serine/threonine-protein kinase haspin isoform X2: MDGRRSLRGGFIRTYGRRQPYRRLQKTQPWLGSPRYQQHLFSASSSLSSSSEASLDPDFQAKARSKAAAPLPSCRKVDDPHWLLGRRKELRPRQRHLFSSSSEASLDPDFQPGNKKKKKQPRKRNPASRRAPRQEDKENEGPGDVAFAAPAELGKFITDRRRPPPRRDLETRSPRQVRLVPMKRKTPLGAACAICYSPRQPDALLQNLPLLSSTPVGGSGKSIIRELEESILRSVCMEPLCESWKVNPATPASSQNKAEHLPPPSCSFPKSKAAIPFTNGTVSQRLCGSAELFSRTLDLSESDIKGISPFRHPGDFMQKDSKVLYIDGQKIYLQPVVQLHRCVLSPGGGQPSGQVMTRLSPAKSENKNAKVTNSTVSQRLCGSAELFSHTLDLSESDIKGISPFRHPADFMQKDSKVLYIDGQKIYLQPVVRLHSVLSPGGGQPSGQVITRLLRSKDEKKNAKVNPEVSRTLSGTNHLCTNASGSLSSTKKELPRNQADCLHSANNQNSNSTVCRKLDMCNTERSSHRANMPQKRRVNSRTPPLLTDGHKGSQTVIKGSQSTLTSDFIGTGRKVCISGFSSKRWGKRTRAHPKNAAKAVRAKEQNCSFQDHGLRLGKRNEKRIILDNSTENNDTRGSRCESVCLLNSSSLNSSSFQNLSQDSACLQFWTQIRGALSLHKKKKVKIQAPGQDLDDTSVERSYLGASAPLHLSTIKTPFGKQLNKCHPVPGHSMSLLTPENDLSLCESFLTDAEKVFEECQQDKAISFSECIPPDKMRSCEKIGEGVFGEVFKTINNGSFVALKIVPIEGRHMVNGEAQKSFGEILPEIIISRELSLLCEGCENSTDGFIKLHSVHCVKGSYPPHLLQAWDTYDKTRGSENDRPALFESDQLFIILEFDFGGNDLESLRVKLSSVASAKSILQQVIVALAVAEETLHFEHRDLHWGNILVKRTDVKTLKYHLHGLSFDIPTHGVQASIIDYTLSRLEKDGLIVFCDIAADEALFQGQGDYQFDVYRSMRQENSNSWSEYSPHSNVLWLHYLAGKLINEIRYQKKPTTSAMKGIRKKLLQFRAEVLGFVSASEVLEKSSLFR, translated from the exons atggACGGCCGGCGCTCTTTGCGCGGCGGTTTCATCCGCACGTACGGCAGGCGACAGCCTTACCGGCGGCTCCAGAAGACGCAGCCCTGGCTCGGGTCCCCCCGCTACCAGCAGCACCTCTTCTCCGCCAGCTcgtccctctcctcctcctccgagGCCTCGCTCGACCCCGACTTCCAAGCGAAAGCCAGGAGCAAGGCCGCCGCTCCGTTACCCTCCTGCCGAAAGGTCGACGACCCCCACTGGCTCCTGGGTAGGAGGAAGGAGCTCCGGCCGCGGCAACGGCACCTCTTCAGCTCGTCCTCCGAGGCCTCGCTCGACCCCGACTTCCAACCGGGcaacaagaagaagaagaagcagcCCAGGAAGAGGAACCCAGCGAGCAGACGGGCGCCGAGGCAAGAGGACAAGGAGAATGAGGGGCCCGGCGACGTCGCCTTCGCGGCTCCCGCGGAGCTGGGCAAGTTCATCACCGATCGCAGGAGGCCGCCGCCCCGCCGGGACCTGGAAACCCGGTCGCCTCGGCAAGTGCGTTTGGTGCCCATGAAAAGAAAGACGCCCCTGGGGGCCGCTTGTGCCATCTGTTACTCTCCCCGGCAGCCAGATGCCCTGCTCCAAAACCTGCCTCTTCTGTCGAGCACACCGGTGGGAGGCTCTGGCAAAAGCATCATCCGGGAGCTGGAGGAAAGTATCCTGCGCAGCGTTTGTATGGAGCCCCTCTGTGAATCCTGGAAGGTGAACCCTGCCACCCCTGCTTCCTCTCAAAACAAGGCAGAGCACTTACCACCGCCCAGCTGCAGCTTTCCCAAGTCAAAGGCTGCCATACCCTTTACCAACGGC ACTGTCAGCCAGCGCCTCTGCGGGAGTGCTGAGCTGTTCTCCCGCACGCTGGACCTAAGTGAGAGTGACATAAAAGGAATATCACCATTTCGACATCCTGGAGACTTTATGCAAAAAGACTCAAAGGTGCTGTATATAGACGGTCAGAAAATATATCTCCAACCTGTGGTGCAGCTGCATaggtgtgtgctgagccccggtGGAGGTCAGCCTTCTGGGCAAGTGATGACAAGGTTGTCACCTGCAaagagtgaaaataaaaatgcaaaagtAACCAACAGTACTGTCAGCCAGCGCCTCTGCGGGAGTGCTGAGCTGTTCTCCCACACGCTGGACCTAAGTGAGAGTGACATAAAAGGAATATCACCATTTCGACATCCTGCAGACTTTATGCAAAAAGACTCAAAGGTGCTGTATATAGACGGTCAGAAAATATATCTCCAACCTGTGGTGCGGCTGCATAGTGTGCTGAGCCCCGGTGGAGGTCAGCCTTCTGGGCAAGTGATAACAAGGTTGTTACGTTCAAAGGatgaaaagaaaaatgcaaaagTAAACCCCGAGGTTTCCAGAACATTGTCGGGGACAAATCATCTCTGCACAAATGCATCAGGATCCCTTTCCTCTACAAAAAAAGAATTGCCTAGGAACCAAGCTGATTGCCTTCATTCTGCAAACAATCAAAATAGCAATTCTACTGTCTGTAGGAAGTTGGACATGTGCAATACAGAAAGAAGCTCCCACAGAGCAAATATGCCTCAAAAGAGGAGGGTGAATTCTAGGACTCCCCCTTTGCTAACTGATGGTCATAAAGGCTCACAAACTGTGATCAAAGGAAGTCAAAGTACATTAACTTCTGATTTCATTGGTACTGGGAGAAAGGTGTGCATCAGTGGCTTCAGTTCCAAGAGGTGGGGAAAGCGGACAAGAGCCCATCCAAAGAATGCAGCAAAGGCTGTTAGAGCGAAGGAGCAGAACTGTTCTTTCCAAGACCATGGACTCAGACTTGGCAAGCGTAATGAAAAGAGAATAATTCTGGATAATAGCACAGAGAACAATGATACTCGGGGATCCAGGTGTGAGTCAGTATGTCTTCTGAATTCCTCATCATTGAATTCTTCTTCCTTCCAGAATCTTTCCCAGGATTCTGCATGTCTACAATTTTGGACTCAAATTCGAGGTGCCCTGTCTTTACACAAGAAGAAGAAAGTGAAAATTCAAGCACCAGGGCAAGATTTGGACGACACAAGTGTTGAAAGAAGCTACCTTGGGGCTTCAGCACCTTTACATCTCTCGACTATCAAAACTCCctttggaaagcagttgaacaaATGTCATCCCGTGCCAGGACATTCCATGAGTCTCTTGACACCAGAAAATGATTTGTCGCTTTGTGAGTCTTTTCTCACTGATGCAGAAAAAGTTTTTGAAGAGTGCCAGCAAGATAAAGCGATCTCATTTTCAGAGTGCATTCCACCAGACAAAATGCGCTCATGTGAGAAGATAGGTGAAGGTGTCTTTGGGGAGGTGTTTAAAACTATTAACAATGGAAGTTTTGTGGCCCTCAAGATCGTTCCTATTGAGGGCAGACACATGGTGAATGGAGAAGCCCAGAAGAGCTTTGGCGAAATTCTACCTGAAATCATCATTTCCCGGGAGTTAAGCCTGCTATGTGAGGGATGTGAAAACAGCACAGATGGATTCATAAAACTGCACTCCGTGCACTGCGTCAAAGGTTCCTATCCACCGCATCTTCTCCAAGCCTGGGACACCTATGACAAAACCAGAGGTTCTGAAAATGACAGGCCAGCTCTCTTTGAAAGCGATCAGTTGTTCATCATTCTAGAGTTTGACTTTGGCGGAAACGACCTGGAGAGTCTGAGAGTAAAGTTGTCTTCTGTGGCTTCTGCAAAGAGCATTCTCCAGCAAGTGATTGTAGCACTAGCTGTGGCAGAAGAGACCTTGCATTTTGAACACCGGGATCTTCACTGGGGAAATATCTTGGTAAAACGAACAGATGTAAAGACGTTAAAGTATCATTTGCACGGCTTAAGTTTTGATATCCCAACTCATGGTGTTCAAGCCAGTATCATTGACTACACATTGTCTCGACTGGAAAAAGATGGCCTTATAGTGTTTTGTGACATTGCTGCTGATGAAGCACTTTTCCAAGGGCAAGGAGACTATCAGTTTGATGTCTATCGTTCCATGAGGCAAGAGAACTCAAACAGCTGGTCAGAGTACAGTCCGCATTCCAATGTACTTTGGCTTCATTATCTAGCTGGCAAACTGATAAATGAAATAAGGTATCAGAAAAAACCGACTACCTCAGCAATGAAAGGCATTCGCAAGAAGCTACTTCAGTTCCGTGCTGAAGTACTTGGGTTTGTTTCTGCTTCTGAAGTACTTGAGAAAAGTTCTCTGTTCAGATAG
- the HASPIN gene encoding serine/threonine-protein kinase haspin isoform X1, translating to MDGRRSLRGGFIRTYGRRQPYRRLQKTQPWLGSPRYQQHLFSASSSLSSSSEASLDPDFQAKARSKAAAPLPSCRKVDDPHWLLGRRKELRPRQRHLFSSSSEASLDPDFQPGNKKKKKQPRKRNPASRRAPRQEDKENEGPGDVAFAAPAELGKFITDRRRPPPRRDLETRSPRQVRLVPMKRKTPLGAACAICYSPRQPDALLQNLPLLSSTPVGGSGKSIIRELEESILRSVCMEPLCESWKVNPATPASSQNKAEHLPPPSCSFPKSKAAIPFTNGSAELFSHTLDLNESEGVVSLFPHPPDFVQKVLHIDDQEINLQPVLRLHRCVLSPCPGQPSGQVMTRLSPAKSENKNAEVNPQAVISLTNSTVSQRLCGSAELFSRTLDLSESDIKGISPFRHPGDFMQKDSKVLYIDGQKIYLQPVVQLHRCVLSPGGGQPSGQVMTRLSPAKSENKNAKVTNSTVSQRLCGSAELFSHTLDLSESDIKGISPFRHPADFMQKDSKVLYIDGQKIYLQPVVRLHSVLSPGGGQPSGQVITRLLRSKDEKKNAKVNPEVSRTLSGTNHLCTNASGSLSSTKKELPRNQADCLHSANNQNSNSTVCRKLDMCNTERSSHRANMPQKRRVNSRTPPLLTDGHKGSQTVIKGSQSTLTSDFIGTGRKVCISGFSSKRWGKRTRAHPKNAAKAVRAKEQNCSFQDHGLRLGKRNEKRIILDNSTENNDTRGSRCESVCLLNSSSLNSSSFQNLSQDSACLQFWTQIRGALSLHKKKKVKIQAPGQDLDDTSVERSYLGASAPLHLSTIKTPFGKQLNKCHPVPGHSMSLLTPENDLSLCESFLTDAEKVFEECQQDKAISFSECIPPDKMRSCEKIGEGVFGEVFKTINNGSFVALKIVPIEGRHMVNGEAQKSFGEILPEIIISRELSLLCEGCENSTDGFIKLHSVHCVKGSYPPHLLQAWDTYDKTRGSENDRPALFESDQLFIILEFDFGGNDLESLRVKLSSVASAKSILQQVIVALAVAEETLHFEHRDLHWGNILVKRTDVKTLKYHLHGLSFDIPTHGVQASIIDYTLSRLEKDGLIVFCDIAADEALFQGQGDYQFDVYRSMRQENSNSWSEYSPHSNVLWLHYLAGKLINEIRYQKKPTTSAMKGIRKKLLQFRAEVLGFVSASEVLEKSSLFR from the coding sequence atggACGGCCGGCGCTCTTTGCGCGGCGGTTTCATCCGCACGTACGGCAGGCGACAGCCTTACCGGCGGCTCCAGAAGACGCAGCCCTGGCTCGGGTCCCCCCGCTACCAGCAGCACCTCTTCTCCGCCAGCTcgtccctctcctcctcctccgagGCCTCGCTCGACCCCGACTTCCAAGCGAAAGCCAGGAGCAAGGCCGCCGCTCCGTTACCCTCCTGCCGAAAGGTCGACGACCCCCACTGGCTCCTGGGTAGGAGGAAGGAGCTCCGGCCGCGGCAACGGCACCTCTTCAGCTCGTCCTCCGAGGCCTCGCTCGACCCCGACTTCCAACCGGGcaacaagaagaagaagaagcagcCCAGGAAGAGGAACCCAGCGAGCAGACGGGCGCCGAGGCAAGAGGACAAGGAGAATGAGGGGCCCGGCGACGTCGCCTTCGCGGCTCCCGCGGAGCTGGGCAAGTTCATCACCGATCGCAGGAGGCCGCCGCCCCGCCGGGACCTGGAAACCCGGTCGCCTCGGCAAGTGCGTTTGGTGCCCATGAAAAGAAAGACGCCCCTGGGGGCCGCTTGTGCCATCTGTTACTCTCCCCGGCAGCCAGATGCCCTGCTCCAAAACCTGCCTCTTCTGTCGAGCACACCGGTGGGAGGCTCTGGCAAAAGCATCATCCGGGAGCTGGAGGAAAGTATCCTGCGCAGCGTTTGTATGGAGCCCCTCTGTGAATCCTGGAAGGTGAACCCTGCCACCCCTGCTTCCTCTCAAAACAAGGCAGAGCACTTACCACCGCCCAGCTGCAGCTTTCCCAAGTCAAAGGCTGCCATACCCTTTACCAACGGCAGCGCTGAGCTGTTCTCCCACACACTGGACCTAAATGAGAGTGAGGGAGTGGTTTCACTATTCCCACATCCTCCAGACTTTGTGCAGAAAGTGCTGCATATAGACGATCAGGAAATAAATCTCCAACCTGTGCTGCGTCTGCATaggtgtgtgctgagcccctgtCCAGGTCAGCCTTCTGGGCAAGTGATGACAAGGTTGTCACCTGCAaagagtgaaaataaaaatgcagaAGTAAACCCCCAGGCTGTGATATCGCTTACCAACAGTACTGTCAGCCAGCGCCTCTGCGGGAGTGCTGAGCTGTTCTCCCGCACGCTGGACCTAAGTGAGAGTGACATAAAAGGAATATCACCATTTCGACATCCTGGAGACTTTATGCAAAAAGACTCAAAGGTGCTGTATATAGACGGTCAGAAAATATATCTCCAACCTGTGGTGCAGCTGCATaggtgtgtgctgagccccggtGGAGGTCAGCCTTCTGGGCAAGTGATGACAAGGTTGTCACCTGCAaagagtgaaaataaaaatgcaaaagtAACCAACAGTACTGTCAGCCAGCGCCTCTGCGGGAGTGCTGAGCTGTTCTCCCACACGCTGGACCTAAGTGAGAGTGACATAAAAGGAATATCACCATTTCGACATCCTGCAGACTTTATGCAAAAAGACTCAAAGGTGCTGTATATAGACGGTCAGAAAATATATCTCCAACCTGTGGTGCGGCTGCATAGTGTGCTGAGCCCCGGTGGAGGTCAGCCTTCTGGGCAAGTGATAACAAGGTTGTTACGTTCAAAGGatgaaaagaaaaatgcaaaagTAAACCCCGAGGTTTCCAGAACATTGTCGGGGACAAATCATCTCTGCACAAATGCATCAGGATCCCTTTCCTCTACAAAAAAAGAATTGCCTAGGAACCAAGCTGATTGCCTTCATTCTGCAAACAATCAAAATAGCAATTCTACTGTCTGTAGGAAGTTGGACATGTGCAATACAGAAAGAAGCTCCCACAGAGCAAATATGCCTCAAAAGAGGAGGGTGAATTCTAGGACTCCCCCTTTGCTAACTGATGGTCATAAAGGCTCACAAACTGTGATCAAAGGAAGTCAAAGTACATTAACTTCTGATTTCATTGGTACTGGGAGAAAGGTGTGCATCAGTGGCTTCAGTTCCAAGAGGTGGGGAAAGCGGACAAGAGCCCATCCAAAGAATGCAGCAAAGGCTGTTAGAGCGAAGGAGCAGAACTGTTCTTTCCAAGACCATGGACTCAGACTTGGCAAGCGTAATGAAAAGAGAATAATTCTGGATAATAGCACAGAGAACAATGATACTCGGGGATCCAGGTGTGAGTCAGTATGTCTTCTGAATTCCTCATCATTGAATTCTTCTTCCTTCCAGAATCTTTCCCAGGATTCTGCATGTCTACAATTTTGGACTCAAATTCGAGGTGCCCTGTCTTTACACAAGAAGAAGAAAGTGAAAATTCAAGCACCAGGGCAAGATTTGGACGACACAAGTGTTGAAAGAAGCTACCTTGGGGCTTCAGCACCTTTACATCTCTCGACTATCAAAACTCCctttggaaagcagttgaacaaATGTCATCCCGTGCCAGGACATTCCATGAGTCTCTTGACACCAGAAAATGATTTGTCGCTTTGTGAGTCTTTTCTCACTGATGCAGAAAAAGTTTTTGAAGAGTGCCAGCAAGATAAAGCGATCTCATTTTCAGAGTGCATTCCACCAGACAAAATGCGCTCATGTGAGAAGATAGGTGAAGGTGTCTTTGGGGAGGTGTTTAAAACTATTAACAATGGAAGTTTTGTGGCCCTCAAGATCGTTCCTATTGAGGGCAGACACATGGTGAATGGAGAAGCCCAGAAGAGCTTTGGCGAAATTCTACCTGAAATCATCATTTCCCGGGAGTTAAGCCTGCTATGTGAGGGATGTGAAAACAGCACAGATGGATTCATAAAACTGCACTCCGTGCACTGCGTCAAAGGTTCCTATCCACCGCATCTTCTCCAAGCCTGGGACACCTATGACAAAACCAGAGGTTCTGAAAATGACAGGCCAGCTCTCTTTGAAAGCGATCAGTTGTTCATCATTCTAGAGTTTGACTTTGGCGGAAACGACCTGGAGAGTCTGAGAGTAAAGTTGTCTTCTGTGGCTTCTGCAAAGAGCATTCTCCAGCAAGTGATTGTAGCACTAGCTGTGGCAGAAGAGACCTTGCATTTTGAACACCGGGATCTTCACTGGGGAAATATCTTGGTAAAACGAACAGATGTAAAGACGTTAAAGTATCATTTGCACGGCTTAAGTTTTGATATCCCAACTCATGGTGTTCAAGCCAGTATCATTGACTACACATTGTCTCGACTGGAAAAAGATGGCCTTATAGTGTTTTGTGACATTGCTGCTGATGAAGCACTTTTCCAAGGGCAAGGAGACTATCAGTTTGATGTCTATCGTTCCATGAGGCAAGAGAACTCAAACAGCTGGTCAGAGTACAGTCCGCATTCCAATGTACTTTGGCTTCATTATCTAGCTGGCAAACTGATAAATGAAATAAGGTATCAGAAAAAACCGACTACCTCAGCAATGAAAGGCATTCGCAAGAAGCTACTTCAGTTCCGTGCTGAAGTACTTGGGTTTGTTTCTGCTTCTGAAGTACTTGAGAAAAGTTCTCTGTTCAGATAG